The DNA sequence GTCATGTCCGATGTCGGCCGGCGCCGATGGTGGCCGCTGGCGCGCGCCTTGAGCACCGACCGGCTTGAGCGGATGTACGCCCGCGCTATCGAGGAGACCGGTAGCGATGCGGTCGCCGTCCATCAGCTCGCGGACGCTCTCGTCCACACCGTGGTCGGCCGATTGGTCGCCCTGGTGGTACTGGAGGGACGCGCCTGGGATCCGGGCCTGGGGAACTTATGGGTCTACTTCGATTCCGAGGGCTGCATCGATTGGGCGGGGGTCGTGGACCCGACGCTGCGTGTGCTGCCCGACGACCCGGACCGGGACCGGGAGCAGGTTGTGGTCTTCCCCGGCGAGGAAGCGCTCGCCGCGTGGACCGCACACCGATGCCATCGCGCACTCGCGCCCTTGTTCACGCGACTGTCGCAGATCAGCTCCGGCACCATGGAAATCGGCCAGATGTGGCAACTGGTTGGCTCGACCGTGGTGGGGGCGGCGACCCATGTTCCACTGCTGGCGCGCTCCAGCGAGACCGATGGAATGCGACGCGGACAGGCGATCCTCGACCGCTTCATGACACTCGGGTTGCCGGTCCGCCACAAAGCGCTTGCAATTTAGGGCAGCCTTGCCTATTCTTACAGATGTCGAACGCGCTACAGCGCGACCAGACACCCGGACCGTGCCGGAGTCCTGAGGGCTGCAGAGACCCCCGGTCCACTCGAAGGAAGTGCCCCACCTGCCTCGGCAGGTGGGGCACTTCTTCGTTATGGGATGCCGCACTGATATGAACATCGCATGCCAGACACGCCGGAGCGCCTCAGCAAGATGCCTGCCGCGCCCTTCGACAAGCTCGTGGGGCTCGAATACACCTCGCTGACACCCGAGGGAGTGTCCGCCACCCTGACGATCACCGAGAACCTGTTGCAACCCAACGGGATCGTGCACGGCGGCGTGTACTGCTCGGTGGTCGAAAGCGTGGCGAGCGTCTCCGGGTATATCTGGCGCGCCAACGTGTTGGGGGAGGAGAGCGCGGTGGTCGGGGTCAACAACAACACCGACTTCCTGCGCGCCATCTCATCGGGCACACTCACCGCCACGTCCACGCCGATACACCGAGGCCGTCGTCAGCAGCTGTGGCTCGTCACCATTACCGACGGCGAGAGCCGGACAATCGCGCGTGGGCAGGTTCGCCTACAGAACTTATGAGACTCGGGTGGGCGCGACCCCCGTGCGCCCACCCGAGCTCATTTCGAGAGATGTCGGCCGGCCCCCCGATGGTCGGGCCGCCATCCTCGTCCCCCCGCCTGGATCCAGTCCCCGCTGGATCCAGTGGCTCGTCAGCTCAGCTGCAGCTTGTCGACAATCCTGTCGGCCATCTTCTGTACCAGCTGTTTTGAGTTGCTTCGTGCGCAAATCTGGGTCTGAACAATCACATTCGCGACACCGTTGTAGGACACGAAGCAGCGATACTTACTCGGCCCGTACGCGAGAGTCCAATTCA is a window from the Mycobacteroides salmoniphilum genome containing:
- a CDS encoding PaaI family thioesterase; protein product: MPDTPERLSKMPAAPFDKLVGLEYTSLTPEGVSATLTITENLLQPNGIVHGGVYCSVVESVASVSGYIWRANVLGEESAVVGVNNNTDFLRAISSGTLTATSTPIHRGRRQQLWLVTITDGESRTIARGQVRLQNL
- a CDS encoding iron reductase, which produces MTLAIDRCSSTRSLIADDPLIAGMSIRQSLPLHESSSRLRELYPECPRAYGVAVMSDVGRRRWWPLARALSTDRLERMYARAIEETGSDAVAVHQLADALVHTVVGRLVALVVLEGRAWDPGLGNLWVYFDSEGCIDWAGVVDPTLRVLPDDPDRDREQVVVFPGEEALAAWTAHRCHRALAPLFTRLSQISSGTMEIGQMWQLVGSTVVGAATHVPLLARSSETDGMRRGQAILDRFMTLGLPVRHKALAI